TTGGCGTTAGTGCCGTGGATCGCATACAGGCGGCCAATATAGAGCGCGTAGAGACCCATCGGGTTATCCGGGCCTGCCGGTACTACCGGCGGCAGCGGTTGACCCATTGCCTGATATTCGGCGTGCATTTTTGCCGTCGGTGTCCAGGTCGGACCGGCTTTTTTACGCTCGACTTTGGTGGTCCAGGCAATCGGGGTATCTTTGCCCAACTGACCGATACCGATTGGCAGCACGATCACCGTGTTGGTGCCTTTCGGATAGTAGTAGAGGCGCATCTCCGCACTGTTAATCACAATCCCTTCATGAACGGTATCCGGCAGGATCAGCTGCTGCGGAACGTTCATTACCGTGCCACCTTTCGGCAGATAGGCGTCAATGCCCGGGTTAGCTTCCAGCATGTTGGAGAGACCCATCTGGTATTCAGCCGCAAAGTATTCCAGCGGCTGGTTATTGCCTTCAGGAATGGTTACGACCTGGTTCTGACCGATCAGACGGCTGCCATCAGTCGGCAGCGGATAAGTCACAGCAGACGCGCTATTGCAAAATCCCACGACAGCAAAGGCCGCCGCGAAGAGAGTTCTTAATTTCATATTCATGTTGTGCGAGATTATTGCCACACTGGCCGTTGGGTTGAGAATGCAGGAAGCGCATTATATGTGCATTCCCCCGTCCAGGGAATTCAGATGTTGACGAAATCACACTTTTTTCCCGTTGTTTGCAGTGTAGCGGCCTGACAGGGGGCAAGAATCTAATTCGGAATTGTGGCATACTATGGCGTTTGTCACATATTTCAGGATATCGCCGTGTTAGTCACCAGCAACGTCACCATGCAGTTCGGCAGTAAGCCGCTGTTCGAAAACATTTCCGTCAAATTTGGCGGCGGCAACCGTTACGGCCTGATCGGCGCGAACGGGAGTGGTAAATCCACCTTTATGAAAATCCTCGGCGGCGACTTAGAGCCGTCGCTGGGTAACGTCTCTCTCGATCCGAACGAGCGCATCGGTAAGCTGCGTCAGGATCAGTTCGCCTTCGAAGCCTTCAGCGTGCTCGACACGGTGATCATGGGCCACGCCGAACTGTGGGAAGTGAAGCAGGAGCGCGACCGCATTTACGGCCTCGCCGAGATGAGCGAAGAAGATGGCTATAAAGTGGCCGATCTCGAAGTGCTGTATGGCGAAATGGATGGCTACTCGGCGGAAGCGCGCGCGGGCGAACTGCTGCTCGGCGTTGGTATTCCGGTAGAGCAGCATTACGGCCCGATGAGCGAAGTTGCCCCCGGCTGGAAACTGCGTGTGCTGCTGGCCCAGGCGCTGTTCGCTAACCCCGATATTCTGCTGCTCGATGAACCAACCAACAACCTGGATATCGACACCATTCGCTGGCTGGAGCAGGTGCTGAACGAGCGTGACAGCACCATGATCATCATTTCGCACGACCGTCACTTCCTGAACATGGTCTGCACCCATATGGCGGATCTCGACTACGGCGAGCTGCGCGTCTACCCGGGCAACTACGACGAATACATGACTGCCGCCACCCAAGTGCGCGAGCGTCTGCTGTCGGATAACGCCAAGAAGAAAGCGCAGATTGCCGAACTGCAATCCTTCGTCAGCCGCTTTAGCGCCAACGCCTCTAAATCGCGTCAGGCAACTTCCCGCGCCCGCCAGATCGATAAGATTAAGCTCGACGAAGTGAAAGCCTCCAGCCGTCAGAACCCGTTCATCCGCTTCGAGCAGGATAAGAAACTGTTCCGTAACGCGCTGGAAGTGGAGCAGGTGACAAAAGGTTTCGATAACGGCCCGCTGTTTAAAAACTTCAATAT
This Kosakonia cowanii JCM 10956 = DSM 18146 DNA region includes the following protein-coding sequences:
- the ldtB gene encoding L,D-transpeptidase; translated protein: MNMKLRTLFAAAFAVVGFCNSASAVTYPLPTDGSRLIGQNQVVTIPEGNNQPLEYFAAEYQMGLSNMLEANPGIDAYLPKGGTVMNVPQQLILPDTVHEGIVINSAEMRLYYYPKGTNTVIVLPIGIGQLGKDTPIAWTTKVERKKAGPTWTPTAKMHAEYQAMGQPLPPVVPAGPDNPMGLYALYIGRLYAIHGTNANFGIGLRVSHGCVRLRNDDIKFLFENVPVGTRVQFIDEPVKATTEPDGSRYIEVHNPLSTTEAQFTGGEIVPIALTKAVQTVTSQADVDSSVVDQAIQNRSGMPVRLN
- a CDS encoding ABC-F family ATPase — protein: MLVTSNVTMQFGSKPLFENISVKFGGGNRYGLIGANGSGKSTFMKILGGDLEPSLGNVSLDPNERIGKLRQDQFAFEAFSVLDTVIMGHAELWEVKQERDRIYGLAEMSEEDGYKVADLEVLYGEMDGYSAEARAGELLLGVGIPVEQHYGPMSEVAPGWKLRVLLAQALFANPDILLLDEPTNNLDIDTIRWLEQVLNERDSTMIIISHDRHFLNMVCTHMADLDYGELRVYPGNYDEYMTAATQVRERLLSDNAKKKAQIAELQSFVSRFSANASKSRQATSRARQIDKIKLDEVKASSRQNPFIRFEQDKKLFRNALEVEQVTKGFDNGPLFKNFNMLMEVGEKVAILGTNGVGKTTLLKTLVGELTPESGTVKWSENARIGYYAQDHAADFDNDLTVFDWMSQWKQEGDDEQAVRSILGRLLFSQDDIKKPAKVLSGGEKGRMLFGKLMMEKPNILVMDEPTNHLDMESIESLNMALEMYQGTLIFVSHDREFVSSLATRVIEITPQRVVDFTGNYEDYLRTKGIE